The window TGGTGAACATGCGACGGGTGGTGTTTTCTTCCAAGGGGGATCCAGGAGCCTTACAGGACACTGACGGCAATGTGTGGGGGGATGGGGTCGACGCACCGCTGCCTGCTCCTGAGCTGGGCCTGGGGTTGGTCCTGGACTGCAGTCAGGCTGGAGTAGGGGTGTCCTGTGAAACCGGCGGTGTccacctctcacacacacctttcATGGCTCTGTACTACAGATGAAGACTGGACTGAGTTCTGCTGAGACCATAAAAGGGATAATTCATGTTTCACCCACTCTGTTCTAAATGATGAACCACAGACGCCTCAAAGCATATCAAGAAATAATGCACTTCAATGTCAAATCTATTAATTTATGAATGTTATGTTTTGTACAATAGGctatatatattatgtaaatTGTGaatatgatatactgtatgcttATGGAGTCATTATTTGGTTATTAAAGATCAATCTAACAATGGCTAATGACAAAAGATCATGAAGAACTTGTACTTTAGTGTGTGGCCACCTCAGTTGACGTGGTTTTGTTCAGCTGTGCTCCTCTTTTAGATATTTGTCTCCCAACACCTTTTTAGATGTGAGCTTCTATTTAAAGAAGTTTTCACAGTTGGTGGAAAAAGCAACACCTGGACAAACAAAGGCCTGTAGCCGACATGTGCTGTGACCCTGCAGTGACTGTTCCTCAGGAATTATTATTAGACCTTTGTTTTAAAGATCTAAAAGTATCTAAGCAAGCAAAAAGTAATTGCAAGGTGTACCTCACACTTAGGAACAATGCTTAAAAGACAAATCGAGATTAACACAGTATGTAActgcaaatggaaaaacaaactaatGAATAGAATATACACAGTCATACTGAGTtaaataacagcagcaacacattCTGATAAAATAGCACATTTATTAAAAAGAGACAGCATTTATCAGCATTTCCCATTTTTTGCAGATATATGCCACATCTGAGTAAGATCAGGGGTCTCGAATACATTTCTCAGTCCACCTGCTGCTGCCTACAGCCCTCAGAAGAGCATTTATTTATCTGACACATGTATATCTGTACAGTAGGGTTCTTTACTCATATTTAAGCACACACTCGCACTGTGTGGTTGGTGGCAAACTGTGTGGTCTGCTGACCGGATGATGGAGAAGttggcagatttttttctttttttttttttgctgttcaAATTTGTCTCAGTTTAAATTCGTCTCACATGTTCAGTTGctttgaaaatgagaaacaaaaagaagtaGCATCAAGCTAAAAATctcttgtcaaaaaaaaaaaaaaaaattacattaattacagAGCAATTAAAATGCCTCTTTTAGGGTGACAGTGACAAGATTTCAAGAAGATTGGGTTTCATGGCGGGGGAATAATTAGTGGTGACAACAAATCTGATGACAAGACATGACAGGTTTGCTTCCCCTGGTTTATTCACTGCTTCAccaggaaaggaaggaaagaaatgaagaaCCTTTAGCGACGCGTTGGGACACTGCGTTTTAAGAATTTGGATGGAATGATGGCAATTCTTTGGTTCtcatgtgaaaagaaaaacacagagcagatcTTCATTCCACTCCAGTTCATCAAATTGTGAGACGTAATGACAACATCAGGACTGACGTCTGGAAAAAAGGCTGGTGAGGAGCTAAATACTTTAAGACTGTGTGGAACAAGAGCTGgactttatatatattatatgtatatataactTCACACAGTAATCTTGGAAACCTTTCCACATGTTTCTGACTGGCTTTGCTCCCAGAGAAGTTAAGGTTAAAGACAGACTCAGGATATATTCACTTCTACTGACAGATGCTCATCCCTCACTCCTGACAAGAGCTGTCCATGTGGAATGAAAATCTAGCCCTGAAACTTGTGTttaacagagaggagagagagaaaaagggactGATATGATGCAAACCAACAAAAGAGTGACCTCAAGGCGAATGATGGTAAAGCACAATGTATTCAATAATTCAAggcaacaaagacaaacacacaaaaatgacataattttaaaaatacatgaggCAGTGCAAAATGTCACACCAATAAAATATCACgtttaaaaattcaaaacaaaacagatccTGAGGAAAAAATTCAAACATACAAATCCAAGCGTATTATAAAATATCTCCAGATCAGCCCCACTCtgatttaaattatatataatagaTTGGAAGATCCCACATTTTCAGACACAATCTCATTTATTTGACTTTCTGATACTTTATCCGGCTTTATACTCTGTACCAACAACCGTTCCTCCCCAGAAGAAAGGCCACAAAGTCTTCCTCAAGAGAAAATTTGAAAAACCCTAACACCTCAGCTACAACACAAAAAGTGATGAGAACAGAACTGATGTCACACGATAAAAAAGTGTGATCTTGTACCTTATATACACACGCAGCTGTGTAGACTTGCAGAGGAACAGAACACGGTGACTTTGGTGCTGAATTACTTGAAGTTTTTGCATCCTTtccgaggaaaaaaaaaaaaaaaaggtgcttaTATGTCTTAAATATGAGTTGAGTTTACAActtaagaaagaaaagaaaatcaaccCCAAAAAAACCGTCAACAACTGGCCAAATATTTTCTGGCACTAACTTCTTACACAccataaatcaatcaaaatggGAAGGAGAATCGAGGAGTGAGGAGGATCCACAACACCTGAATTATTAACCGTTTTCAAGTACTGCATATGGCGACAGCAATACTAGCAGGGGGGGCGGGTGAGTTGGGAGGACATTTAAGACGCATTAGTGAAACAGGCAAAGTTACAAAATCATCCTTGGAGGAGAGCTAAGCACTTAAAGGAGGTAACTAGATACATAAATAGGAGGGTTCACGACACAACTCTACTAAAAATGAGGAACAAAGCTGCTTTTCAGTCCGCATGGAAAGCGAAAAAAAAGGATATTATTGTCCAAGAGCCAAGTGGACTCTGATAATGTGGCcatatagcaaaaaaaaaaaaaaaaaagactcaaagaCAGAAATTTACACTGTTTGCTCAAATCAATTCAAGAACCAGAACAAGTAGCTTAATTGCACTGAAAATTCacacaggggggaaaaaaaaaaaggtacaatcaacataaaaaaaaagttttaagacaACAGATTTGAAAAGGCCGAGTGAAGCTTGAGGGGAATTCAATAAATGTTGCTCTTTAACATTTAGTAAACCTCTGTTTTCTACTTACATTGATGCTGTGCTTTCTTGTCTCTTGCTGCAAGTGAATGAACTTTTGTGGTAGACGATGAGCGACTTTGGGGGATGTACGAGACAAGTGCAGTGACTGGCGCAGATTCTCATGATTTATTATATTAACATGGAGCTGAAGCGGCCGGTTCCCTCAGTTTACGGCCCATCACAGTCAACACAGCATTCcgattttaaattgaaaaaaaaaaaacatttctgaccccgagaaaataaaaaaaataaacaagccAAGGAAATAAACAATTACAACTGCCCCCCCTTTGTTTAGCCACTTGTTTTCTCTAAATCAATTTTCAGCCCACCCGGTTCAAACACTTGCCTCAGAGGCATCACAGAGTGTAAATTTGCAAGCTATGGGTCAAATTAAAACAGGCTACATAGTTTTACTTTTccttacaaaataaacaaaagacatTCTTTGGTGAAACTAAAAGGCAGGCATGCATAATTAATGAATGAGTAGAAAAGGCAGCGAGCACATTAGATACAGTGATGTAAAGATCTTGACTTGCTTTCAGCATTTCACAGCATAAACTTTGCCTCTCACTAAACGCGGTTGTGGTGTCTTTCATTCAAAGAAACTAAAGGTTAACCGTTGTAGGGTCGACATTATCGCCTTCTAAtgtcatgaaatttaaaatgGATCCGGCcttaaggaaaagaaaaaagaaaaaaaaaaaaaaaatctcaaaaaggACTTTCAATTTGTGATCGCTGTTGAGGACAATTTTAAGGCCCTGAATCTGTATTTGGTGGAACAATGTCAAACAAGTGTGTTATGCGTTACCACACGTCACGAGCAGATTTGTGAAACTCAACCTATATTTATGTAAAGGCAAGTCGACAGCAAACAGCAAATAAGCCCGCCAGCTACGGGGCTGGTTCAAAAATCAATTTCTGTCTCATTTCAGCATCTTATGGCAAGTAGACGATGGCACGTCGACACAGGACTAACTAAGTTGAGAAAAAATGGGAGCCTCTCAACTGGAAACCGTATTTCCACTACTAACCGTCTGACTCATGGTTTCTGTTCTATTTAACCAATTTCCGAGCAGCACCATTTCCAATTTGAAGGTAAAATGTCTGACCGGATGCTGAGCAGGAGTGTGAAACAGAGTGTGCGTCCTTGCTACACCCAGTACAAAACAATGCTTTTAGTTTTATAAAACAGGCCCAGACAGATCACTCCTGAGCATCCCTTAGCTGCTGAAATGTGGTTTCAGACCTTGAGGACTGGCACCTGTAAACCCTGCCCAGTGTCTGAGTGGAAATGACTAACGTTGTTCGAAAGGGTCAGCAGAGGTGGATGcgaaaacacattcacaaagaAGCGCACGGCATACACTTCCTAcatcttcttttctttcctcagcGGTACAATTTGATAGTGACAGCAGCGTTTGCTTCATCCTGCGGTGGCTTTCCAAAAAGTTAGTCTTTCTGTCCTCCGtcctggtgattttttttttctccaagccTTCGAGCTCTCTCCTGTGTGTATGCTTTTACCTGTGCTGCTGTTGTCCCCTCAAGCCCCCTCCCTACCCCacccccttctctccctctctctcttcatagTCTCACGTCCGTCTTGTCCTCCTGACTAGGTTTCACTCACAGCCGACAGAGGCAGAACAACGTGGGGATGAACACCCCGAACGCCACTAGGATGGGAAACATTAGGCTGCTGTTGTCGGCTGCGTATGGGTTTGGTGTTCGGGGTCCTGACTGGACCCTGTACTTGGAACCTGGTGGGAGCTTCTTCTTCCCACCTTCCTCGCCTCCGtcagtttcttcctcttcttcctcctcttcctcaggcTTCTCCAAGCCAGGGTGAGGCTGAAGTTTAGGTACGTCTATCGAGTAAAAAAGCAGAAGGGAAGATAGTGGAGGTTCATTTTGATGGTATATAACTCTGCCACTAAGTCTACAACTACTACACTAAAATGTTCACATCTGGTTGAGCGAGACATGGAAATGACTCAGTGTGTTGAGTGTTATATTTGCAGTTTTGAGACTTACCCTCTAATGTTCCCTTCATTACATAGAGAGCGCAGACCTTTGGGTTGTCATAATAACCCTGAAACACAGAATAGATCAGCACCACatgtaaacaaaagaaaattaaacatttatgaacacaaatgtgtttaacaTCACACAGGAGTGATGATAAAGTAGGGATAAAGTTTCCAACAATAGATCCATAATTGCATTTGAGAATCACTTATCATGCGGTCGGCGTACCCTTATCTTGTTATGATGCTTAATTTGACACAACAACCTCATTAAAATGACTTATTACCAAATGTACTTAGCTTTCAGTCTAAATTCATCACGCATCACATAtgattaaatgatgaaaaaaaaatcaatcggTGCAGGTGAATTTCTGCTGAACAAGTGGAGTGTGCAAAACTGAAACACCTGTGCTAGAAATATTTCATTGCTGGAATAATTTTAACgtttgtaaaaaaaagatcacatgTATctgttcagagagagaaaatgcagAGAAGGCAAGcgatcttaaaaaaacaaaacaaaacaaaacaaaaaaaaccaaaaaataagaataaaaagaagaaagaggtcACAGCAGAATATCCTTCAGCTAGAGATAAACTATTTTGAAGTATGCCAGCCTATAAATTTAGCCTACAACCACATGGCCTACAAACACACTAGCAAAATCTTACATCTGTTAGCACTGAGAGCCAACCTTAAAGGGAATACTAATCACAATGTTTCATACTTGTGGCCTGAGGCGAAGGCAACAATATGTGTGAGTAGTTTTCAGACTTAAAAACAGAATCTGAGGTTATCTCGCGGATGCTGGAAGTAGTTGTGCAAATATGAGCTGAATAAACAAGTATGCGTCtaacaaacactgacaagaTAATTATAATTGAAAGTCATTCTGTAGCAATAAAAGTCACTTTTTCGTTTGGGGCATTTTATAAAGTATTCATTATATAACCACAGGCTTTTTTGCCAAGTTTTGCAGCAGACAATTCAATTAAACCTACACCATTAAAATCATCCACTGTTTTTGATCTGGCTGACTTGTCTCCGCACTGCCAATAGTAACGGATGTTCAGTATTATTGTATCACATGGTGCTGTAGCGATCGCGAGGAGAACATGAAGGGAAACGTAATACATGTCAGGTTGTAGGTGTAGTGTATAAAAATTAGAGTGCTGATATAACAAACTGGAGAGTAGACACAACATCTATATACCAAAAGAAAGACGTACCAAGCAAAGAAATGACTTACTGAGCTTATCACAAAGACAGCAATAGATTTTTGTTGGTTAAGGATGATGGATTCATGGCCCTCATAGCTTATTTAGAACCAGACTACACAATCTTAAGTCATCCAACAATAACAGCACATCTGTGCAGGGTGGTCACTCATTTATCTTTTATGGTGCACTAACAACATCCTTTCCTGTATCACAGTAACAAGCAATCATATTGAGAACTTGAATAagacgacaaaaaaaaaaaaaaacactagcttgaaagataaaaataaacagtgaagaATTTGAAACGGTATATTCAGACAGGAGTTATTAAGTGAGAACTAAATTTGTTTGCTGCAGTTCATGACATATAAACTGGTATGATAAAAACCAACCAGATCTGCAGCTTTTGTCATTTGTATTGCTCACACACTCCAACTCCCTCTCAGACGTGTGGTTCATTATGTAAATGTGCTGGCAATTTTACATGTCAGCTTAATTTGTGAATAAGTCCCAAGAGCTGCTTTTCTGTACAAGTAACATCTTGCCTGATTGGACCAAGTAACACTTTCAACACTGCCCAACTCTGAAATGATTGTCATATTAATGTAAAGGTTACAGCAGCACAAGGTTAATAATAGAGCTGCCCCCAACCAAAGATTTCCCAAGTAGTCTAGTAGTCATTAGTTCAAGCCAATAGTCTACTAGATGTTGCATGTTTatgatattaatttaattatttaaatatagattttttgggacatcagaaaatggtttgaGTTCCAAGGCTGAGAAAGATGTTATAAGTAACATTGTTAACACTCTGCTACATTACagagaaatataaaactgtaataatgagcctttaaaatatacattttacaaGCGCACATACAAAGTGAGCTGCCTGTTAATGACAGTGCTGATGGCAAAAGCGGTAAAGTTAATGATTCTGGATGTGTCGGAACAACCAGCGACGAGACTgaacattttgttaatttatttcaacaaaatatgacatcacACAACTCATGAACTTGTGACAGATTGAGTGTGAAGAGCTGCCAAAGCTCCACATGATGGCCAGTCTGAGACAGAACCAGATTAGGAATCAACCAAATTCACAGACAAACTGCATGTTGTCTGCTGGTTAAAGGACACACAGCGCTGTTGCCTATCGGCAAAGACAGAATAAGGACGGAGAAGTTGTGACAAGtttggaggagctgcagcagctttttttcCTGCAATTAACCAACTGATGAAAACTTGGTCGATTACGTCACTCTTCTCATTGATGGTTTGGTCGACTAGTTAGCCTTCGTTAATACACAGAGATGTTAAATGGGAGACTTGTTCTGCCTTCtgaagtttttttgtttgattttcattattatgcataaagagaagaaaaccaGTTTGGGAAAATACTgtgaattttacatttttaagtttgtttaacatctgtttgacaaaaacatcttttcactTGATCAGTTATTTTGATAACTACTTTTATTTCTACTTGAGTCATTTAATTAAGAAGTAACAATATTTGAGTACTGTTTGTGGTTATCCTACCAACCCGCCCGTTATCAGCTTAAAACATTGAAACACTACCcctgaaagaaaataaacaaataaattaagcGGTTAGAACACTTTTACACACATGTTGGGTGAAGTGGTTCGCTACAAAAACGTAATGCATTGCATACCTGTCACTATAAAAACTCTTGAatagctattttttttttaaaagatcatACAGTTACATCACATAAGATAACATGCAGCACTCaaagtttcagttcagtttctcaGTTGAGAAGAGTGGCAAAAAAGAATGACTTGGTTTTCAGTATATAAAATTCCGAAACTTTTACTTTAGAGAACTCTTTAACACAGCCAATCAACCAAACATAACAGATATTGCAGAAGTATACACTTTCAAATGATCTATTCCTGCATTATGTTGCACCTCACCAACCTGTTTAAGCAGGATTAGGCAAACTGACACTTCCTTTTCAAAGACAATCCACAAATTTCTCAGATAAGTGAACTAAACACAACTCACCTTTACAAACTCCACAGTGAGCTTGCCGTTGAAAGTGGACACCTCTCCCTGCACGCTCAGCTTGCCACGTCGAATCGAGAAGGGCACTATCTCATCATGTGCAGTACTGTGACCCACTCGATCAAAGATATCCAGGTCCTTCACCACCACGTGGCCGTTTAGGCGGACGTCAAACACCTAGAAGAACATAATCCGAAATTATTAACAGCtcatccatacacacacacaacctcacaTTCATGTTGCTATGATGGAGATTCAAACAATTCCCAGAATACTATCCAAACACTATGTGTGCATTAATATGtacattaaaagcaaaaaaggcATAACaagtttaaataaagtaaaaaaaaaagtgctaaaTGCACATATTCTCCATTCAACCTGTGCAAATGTGCCGATGAAAATGACATCTTTATCAAATACATACAACCGTACCTTTTGCTGTGACTGAGCGAAGTAAACTTCGGCATACTTCATAACTAGTATATAGTCGCCTTCTTCACGAATGGGAATATCATATCCAAAAGTGTCCTCATTGTAGCGCTCTGTCTGGTACAGAATCTGGTCCTCTGGACTGGAGCGCAGGATTGGAAGACGCACCCCATAATCAGACGCTACAGAGAGAACAGCATCAGGTTCAGTGTGCCCTTTGCTCACAAGACCACATTAATAGCTGGATTACTGGGAAAACTGATCATGTTTTAAATCGAGTAAAGCACCACATTGCACAAGCCCTGACCTTTTCCTGCACTCAATGAAGGAGTGCCCTTCTGTCTCAAATGGCAACTTACCACACAGTGTTCACTCCAACTTGCAATTACAGTACCTCTGCCCCAATAACTGGAGCCAAGAATGACTCTCTACAGTCAGTTTGATCATATCATCACCTGCTTCCTCTACATGCCGAGAGGGGCGGAGCTGCAGTCCTCTGTGCTGACTCCTCATTAGTTTGTGGTTATATGCGGAAGCGAAACCATGCAGAGCTTTCTGCTGGGAATCAGTGTTACTCTGAGGAAAAGCTTTTTACTCTCACAATGTCAAGTCTCATAAACACCTTGCAGGTGCAGCCCGGCCAGACACAAGGCTTATTTTTAACAGTTAGCCAATGATAACAGTCAACTCACCTTTACCAATTTTCCCTTCCAATGGATCCTTTTTGAAGTGAATACCATGCACGTCTACATGGGTTTCACCTCCGGCATTTACAGCCCAGATAACCCGCTCAGCGAGGCTGGGGCCCCCGCCATCCGCCCAACACTGCTGTGCCAGCAGCGACAGCACCGCTGCGACCAGCCCGGCGACGAGCCGCGCCGTGACCCGCTGCATCGCCCCACACAGCCCGGtcctacacacagacacagcccggtccaacacaaacacagacaccgacagCGTCAGTAGCTGCTCGTTGGCAACGTAGTCTAAGCTGCAGTATGAAAAGTAACCCTTCCCACATGTAACATTAACCACACAAGGTTAGCTAGCTATGACATGCAACACGATATCTGTTAGTTAGCCAGTATGCTAACGTTAACAGTACCGATACCGGTAGCACAAAAGCACGCCGACTCAAATAATGACAGCGAAATGATACAAAAACATTCAAGCTTAACACGAATAAAACCACAATCAAGCCCACCTCTCTATTAATTAGGCAAACACCACAATATAACAAGGAATTAGCAGCGAGTAAGTTAACTTAACGTTGGTCAGTTAGGCTAGCTAGCTAACCAGAAATACTTCATGTAAATGTCTCTTAACTTACCTTCCCCTTTCACAAATATCTTCAACCTGTCTTTTTTGCCAATGTGTAAGCGTATCTTAGCCGGAGCCTTTATACTCTACACTGTAGGATAACTCTGTGCAGATATTCTCAGTTGCTGGTGTCCAAAGCTATACTGACTTTCATTCAATGTGTGCATGTACTCTGCAGCcctgctcagctgcagcttGCTGCCTGTCTGACCTAACATGGGCTACCTAACCTCACACTGCGATGACTGACACATGTGCTGTCGTATcacaatctgctgctgctttcctgAACTAAAACCACTGAAAAAACATTTCGCATCACAGAGCAGTCACATCCTACTTGTTTAACACTAATGACTTTGAATGAATGTGTTAAAAATATCATAGGTCGTAACTTTTGAGAGTGACTCGCTCATATTCTGACAATGATTGACAGAAACGTGCAGACTTGAAGTCCTGTGTCTGTTTTACACGTCAAGCGAGTAGTTCTTGATTTTAAGGCCCTGAGTTTAGTCTGTCAGGtgtgaacccccccccccaccctcctcccttAGCAAGAATGGCTGATCTAATGTTAATCATCTAACCAAAACCTAAACTTTACCTGCTGCAGTGagcattaaaatgttgtttggGCTAAATTCAAAGGCAGGTGAGCACAGGTTAAACTCAGGGCAAAAAAAGTTGGACCACCATGTTAAAGGGAGGGTTTCTTACAGTTTTAGAGATGCTAATTTTACCTCCACTATATACCGTTTGCCCCTATATTTCTATTAAAACATTGTTATTCCCTTTACCTGCGGTTTAATCAATTACAAGTTACCATTTCTTCTCAAGCTGACAATAAAAAgacataacaacaataataataatgcctCTAAAAAAGCCTtcctattatatatatatatgtgtatatatgtatatatgtgtatgtatgtatatatatgtatttatacacacacacacacacacacacacacacacacatatatatatatatatatatatatatatatatatatatatatatatatatataacaagacctaaaaaaaccctttctattttatcatcttaactcttattattattatatatttctttatgttgtgtgttccatgttattaat is drawn from Thunnus albacares chromosome 2, fThuAlb1.1, whole genome shotgun sequence and contains these coding sequences:
- the mlec gene encoding malectin; the protein is MQRVTARLVAGLVAAVLSLLAQQCWADGGGPSLAERVIWAVNAGGETHVDVHGIHFKKDPLEGKIGKASDYGVRLPILRSSPEDQILYQTERYNEDTFGYDIPIREEGDYILVMKYAEVYFAQSQQKVFDVRLNGHVVVKDLDIFDRVGHSTAHDEIVPFSIRRGKLSVQGEVSTFNGKLTVEFVKGYYDNPKVCALYVMKGTLEDVPKLQPHPGLEKPEEEEEEEEETDGGEEGGKKKLPPGSKYRVQSGPRTPNPYAADNSSLMFPILVAFGVFIPTLFCLCRL